The Arachis hypogaea cultivar Tifrunner chromosome 14, arahy.Tifrunner.gnm2.J5K5, whole genome shotgun sequence genome has a segment encoding these proteins:
- the LOC112742485 gene encoding uncharacterized protein encodes MEMVQELPRSLEADKPRYRNRKGDITTNVLGVVAPDMQFIYVLAGWVGSTADSRTQGRVITACCLLHNHIRRVMVVDPIDEIVDQNMLGVDGGMIHHIETGDAWGRWRDQFAQEIWN; translated from the exons ATGGAAATGGTTCAAG aattgcCTAGGAGCCTTGAGGCTGATAAGCCTAGATATCGAAACAGAAAGGGTGACATAACAACCAATGTGCTTGGAGTGGTTGCTCCCGATATGCAATTTATCTATGTATTGGCGGGTTGGGTGGGTTCAACGGCGGATTCTAGG ACTCAAGGAAGAGTTATAACTGCATGTTGCCTTTTGCATAATCACATTAGAAGAGTGATGGTTGTGGATCCTATTGATGAGATAGTAGATCAAAATATGCTTGGAGTAGATGGTGGGATGATCCACCATATTGAAACGGGCGATGCTTGGGGTAGATGGAGGGATCAATTTGCACAAGAAATATGGAACTAA